The following proteins come from a genomic window of Macadamia integrifolia cultivar HAES 741 chromosome 14, SCU_Mint_v3, whole genome shotgun sequence:
- the LOC122060494 gene encoding uncharacterized protein LOC122060494 isoform X2, producing the protein MGHRQLQTAKSKHSILLSLAACYLYWLLPLLNFGHPRRNLLYVIRTKTPSPFSVWVSIDTPPYSNEGTISVINFEDFAEKDWSFLESDDVNSNEQRDKAKRIISAGDIEENSRVLVSIGTEDFIENLVDWFPCQLLLVVHDSLFTLAMIKEKYDKIKCWQGELIYVPEKWAPFDVVFLYCLPALPFELDQIFGALVARCSSGARLVISYSQGREALEKQRQPHSDVIVCDLPDKATLEKVAANHSFEIAEFVDEPGFYLSVLKFCKTGTSKE; encoded by the exons ATGGGACATCGTCAGCTCCAAACGGCTAAGTCTAAACACTCAATTCTCCTTTCCCTAGCTGCTTGCTATCTTTACTGGCTGCTTCCCTTGTTGAACTTCGGTCACCCGAGACGAAATCTG CTTTATGTCATCAGAACAAAGACACCGTCGCCATTTTCTGTCTGGGTG TCCATTGATACTCCACCCTACTCAAATGAGGGAACAATATCTGTCATCAACTTCGAAGATTTTGCTGAGAAAGACTGGTCATTTCTTGAATCTGATGATGTAAATTCCAATGAACAACGTGATAAGGCTAAACGGATAATCTCTGCTGGGGACATTGAAGAGAATTCTCGCGTTTTGGTTTCAATTGGCACTGAAGATTTCATTGAAAACTTGGTTGATTGGTTTCCCTGCCAACTTTTGCTTGTTGTTCATGACTCACTGTTCACTTTAGCGATGATCAAGGAGAAATATGATAAAATTAAGTGCTGGCAAGGGGAATTGATCTATGTGCCAGAGAAATGGGCACCTTTTGATGTGGTGTTTCTCTACTGCTTACCTGCTTTGCCCTTTGAACTTGATCAGATTTTTGGAGCATTGGTGGCTCGTTGTTCTTCAG GTGCAAGACTGGTCATTAGCTACTCCCAAGGAAGGGAGGCTTTGGAAAAACAAAGGCAACCCCATTCTGATGTGATTGTCTGTGACTTGCCTGATAAAGCTACTTTGGAGAAGGTTGCAGCCAATCATTCTTTTGAGATTGCCGAATTTGTTGACGAGCCTGGTTTTTATCTTTCTGTTTTGAAGTTTTGTAAGACAGGAACCTCAAAGGAATAG
- the LOC122060494 gene encoding uncharacterized protein LOC122060494 isoform X3: MGHRQLQTAKSKHSILLSLAACYLYWLLPLLNFGHPRRNLSIDTPPYSNEGTISVINFEDFAEKDWSFLESDDVNSNEQRDKAKRIISAGDIEENSRVLVSIGTEDFIENLVDWFPCQLLLVVHDSLFTLAMIKEKYDKIKCWQGELIYVPEKWAPFDVVFLYCLPALPFELDQIFGALVARCSSGARLVISYSQGREALEKQRQPHSDVIVCDLPDKATLEKVAANHSFEIAEFVDEPGFYLSVLKFCKTGTSKE, from the exons ATGGGACATCGTCAGCTCCAAACGGCTAAGTCTAAACACTCAATTCTCCTTTCCCTAGCTGCTTGCTATCTTTACTGGCTGCTTCCCTTGTTGAACTTCGGTCACCCGAGACGAAATCTG TCCATTGATACTCCACCCTACTCAAATGAGGGAACAATATCTGTCATCAACTTCGAAGATTTTGCTGAGAAAGACTGGTCATTTCTTGAATCTGATGATGTAAATTCCAATGAACAACGTGATAAGGCTAAACGGATAATCTCTGCTGGGGACATTGAAGAGAATTCTCGCGTTTTGGTTTCAATTGGCACTGAAGATTTCATTGAAAACTTGGTTGATTGGTTTCCCTGCCAACTTTTGCTTGTTGTTCATGACTCACTGTTCACTTTAGCGATGATCAAGGAGAAATATGATAAAATTAAGTGCTGGCAAGGGGAATTGATCTATGTGCCAGAGAAATGGGCACCTTTTGATGTGGTGTTTCTCTACTGCTTACCTGCTTTGCCCTTTGAACTTGATCAGATTTTTGGAGCATTGGTGGCTCGTTGTTCTTCAG GTGCAAGACTGGTCATTAGCTACTCCCAAGGAAGGGAGGCTTTGGAAAAACAAAGGCAACCCCATTCTGATGTGATTGTCTGTGACTTGCCTGATAAAGCTACTTTGGAGAAGGTTGCAGCCAATCATTCTTTTGAGATTGCCGAATTTGTTGACGAGCCTGGTTTTTATCTTTCTGTTTTGAAGTTTTGTAAGACAGGAACCTCAAAGGAATAG
- the LOC122060494 gene encoding uncharacterized protein LOC122060494 isoform X1 produces MASLFLPTSFLRPSSFHHSRHLRLQSHHHHHHHDYRSYLLFPLSLRYSFRSFCAPQSIDTPPYSNEGTISVINFEDFAEKDWSFLESDDVNSNEQRDKAKRIISAGDIEENSRVLVSIGTEDFIENLVDWFPCQLLLVVHDSLFTLAMIKEKYDKIKCWQGELIYVPEKWAPFDVVFLYCLPALPFELDQIFGALVARCSSGARLVISYSQGREALEKQRQPHSDVIVCDLPDKATLEKVAANHSFEIAEFVDEPGFYLSVLKFCKTGTSKE; encoded by the exons ATGGCTTCTCTATTTTTGCCCACTTCCTTCCTCCGTCCATCATCTTTCCATCATTCTCGTCATCTTCGATTACAATcacatcaccatcatcatcatcatgattaTCGAAGttatcttctctttcctctttcgcTACGATATTCATTTCGTTCATTTTGTGCTCCTCAGTCCATTGATACTCCACCCTACTCAAATGAGGGAACAATATCTGTCATCAACTTCGAAGATTTTGCTGAGAAAGACTGGTCATTTCTTGAATCTGATGATGTAAATTCCAATGAACAACGTGATAAGGCTAAACGGATAATCTCTGCTGGGGACATTGAAGAGAATTCTCGCGTTTTGGTTTCAATTGGCACTGAAGATTTCATTGAAAACTTGGTTGATTGGTTTCCCTGCCAACTTTTGCTTGTTGTTCATGACTCACTGTTCACTTTAGCGATGATCAAGGAGAAATATGATAAAATTAAGTGCTGGCAAGGGGAATTGATCTATGTGCCAGAGAAATGGGCACCTTTTGATGTGGTGTTTCTCTACTGCTTACCTGCTTTGCCCTTTGAACTTGATCAGATTTTTGGAGCATTGGTGGCTCGTTGTTCTTCAG GTGCAAGACTGGTCATTAGCTACTCCCAAGGAAGGGAGGCTTTGGAAAAACAAAGGCAACCCCATTCTGATGTGATTGTCTGTGACTTGCCTGATAAAGCTACTTTGGAGAAGGTTGCAGCCAATCATTCTTTTGAGATTGCCGAATTTGTTGACGAGCCTGGTTTTTATCTTTCTGTTTTGAAGTTTTGTAAGACAGGAACCTCAAAGGAATAG